TACACCACCAAGCAAAAGTTCCCTTCTATTAGGATGTAATTGCCAGAATATACATTCCATCTCATAgactatattttttttcatcactGTCATCATCCTGTACATACCTTCCTTGCTATCAGattaaatgaataattttccaaaaaagaaaaaagtaacagGAAGACAAAATTGAGATCTGCTTAAAGGAAAAGGAATCTTTATCAATTTTCATCCCCTGTAGAGAATTGACGAAGCTATCTTTCGTATTTGCATTTTTAAGACAAATCCATCCCTTGTTTGCTTTAATctgtttaactttttttttataaaaaaaaaaaagaacacattgTAGTCATACATTCTGCTGACTTGGTAATCATACATTTTCAGCTTATTACAGCTGTGTAGCCAGCAGAATGGTTTGAAAATATGTGTCATTTTATTTAACTCAGTCTTTTGTTTATTCCTTTTAATAGTTTCAGTGTAATTTCCCTCAAAACTAATTCGAAATGCTCAAAAAGATAGGGATGGAATTTTCAATAGCTATAAAGTACGGTTAGATATTGTTCCATAAGGAATGAATATATGGAGGAAGCCCAAAAGAGAAGGGCAGCTGCTAAAGGTTCACTCTCTGACGGCTTCTGAAGAGCATTGCGCTGATGCCGCCAACGATCAATAAAATGATCAACGGTCTCCCAAAACGGCCAGAAGTTCTTCTGTGGCTCCTGTCAACTTGTTTCTTATGGGCTTTAGGTCTCGTATTTTCATGGAGGAAGCTACTGAGATTATCTAACTGATGCATGATTTGACGCTGGCCTCTCCCAACCACAGTGATCTGGTGTTAACAGAAAAGCACTTTAAGATCACAGTGAGATTGtgagaagatgagaaaaaatggaaaagaaaaccaCACCTCTTCCATGAGAGAAGATTCCTTCAGAATTTGGGAAGTGGATGATAAGTTATGTAATCCACAATTTCCAGAGGCAGACAAGTAAGGAGAACCACTGCAGGCTTCTACTTGTAAACCAAGGTTCTGTTGGCAGGCAGAAACATTTTTGGTGGTTAATTTGGCGTTTAGTTCCTCTATTTTCGATGTCAAATCATCCATTCTCTCATTGAGGGTTGACATCTGTTCTGAAAGCTGAGAAGTGATTTCCtgcaaaaaagagaaattttagatgTGGATTACTACACATTCAAAAAGGTTACATGAATGTCCAATTACTAGAAAAACACTGTCAATGCCAGTGTCATGCGTGTTTTCTCAATTTACTTATGGGCTTGCCCGATATGTCTCTCTAGAAGCAGAACCTGATCTTAGCAAGAAATCCTACTAAAAAACCATGATGACCTTCTATTTGCTTTAACATGCAACAACTTTCCCAAGATGGACATGCACCTCCATGCAAAAACTCTACTATTCcaagaacacaaaaaataatGTGGCTGAGCCGCTGAGGAGAACAAACCTGATAAAACCAGACTGATGACCTATTTGGATAAACTAACCTGGTTTCCGAATACAGGTGCAGATGAGTCGGTGCCACGACCATCAAATCGTTTAGTGCTAACCGCAAGTTTCGTTAAGTTTGCCAGGTTTTTGTCTCTACGTGTGGAAAATGAGTGGGACATTATGCtgataaaagaaacattagTCAGCAAGAAAAATGCCAAACATTCTTCACATAAATagcaagaaaaaattcaagctAGATCTGCCTCATTAAAACCATATGTTATGATCATGCAATGctgaaatgaaaaagatgtcCCTCAAAGGACGAAAAGAGAATTATAAAGCATGTCCATGTCAGAGGAACTGATCCATAAAATTGCAATTGAGTACCTTTTGAGATTTTTCCTCGTGGCCACCATATCAGCAGAAACCCTTAACAGTGCTTTTGGGCTTGAGAGTACACCCTCGTTAATGCTGAACTTTGTTTTTAAATCATCTGGTAAGGCCTGGGAGCAAAGTTGATTATTAAATAGATTTTGTAACTATATGATTCTTGAAAATTGCTTCATTCATAGTCACAGTTCAACTTTTTGTACCATAACTTCATCCACAAGCTTTTCCAGTTGAATCTGCTCAATATACGTACGTGGAACATAAGAGCCTTCTAAGTCCAGTTGCTTTGCAACATCTCTTACAATTAGACGTTCTCTTCCTTGCACCTTTCAAGTTTCCATTCAGAGCCAGATTAAATGCATAATAACATTAAGAAACAAACTCAAGCTAATAGTTTCAAACAAGTTTGGAACCAACGATAATAATCTGAAAGTGCACCTTGAGACCATTACTTCTCTATAATAGATTTCAGTTTAGATTCCTTTGGATTTAACGCAGCTTCACATGACTATAACTTTGATATTAAGATGCAGGCTTCACAACTTGTTTTAGATAGTCTGAGACTGCCTTAAAACTTTCATCTTAAAAACCATTTGGTGTCAAAGATTTGAAGATGCTAATAGCACAAGTTCCAGGCTTCTGTGTTCAGGAGTTGTGCACATGTATATTTATCAATGTCAACAATCATGTTTTCCATTACCAAACAGCAGATCTCTACTTCACTCCACTTGCTGTATGTTAATTAAGCACAGAAGGTGTGCCATCTCCTTGGTATATGCATAGATGTAGTATAAGTTTGTGCATCAATGTGCAGGAGGATTAacacaacaagaaaaacataacaACAAGGATAACAGTGAAAACAAAGAAGCTGAGGAATGAGACATACTTGAATGTACTGGCGGTTAAGTTGTTCAAGCCAATCAATTTTTACAATGACCCGATCATCAGAAAAAACATGGCTGTTTCTTTTCAGAATAGCAGCAATAGTGTACCCCAAAGCCATCAGTCCACCAAGAAGGCGTACACTTCCTTCAAAAGTGATTCTGGGAGAGATGACGAATGGACTATCAGTCACCCACTCCTGAAATTAAGAGTAAAAAGGTAGAcagcaggaaaaaagaaaacattcagTGACAACAGTTGACCTACTACAttcttcaaaggaaaaaaagcagTTTAAGCAGATGACCAAAGAACAAGAATTTCTTCTTAAATGTAAGGTGAAGACTTTATCTTGCAACCATTCTAGGTTACCATTTGATTTTCCTCTTGAATACTCTTTCTTCTCACATGCTATATTATGAAGCATCCTAGAATACATCTTATCAGATGGCAATTCATCAAGTTCAGAGGATACTATGCTATTTAACAAAACACTTTGTTTGGATAGAGAAAAGCTGATCAACTGATTAAATGTGATCATCAAAATTAATTTAGCATCAACATGGATATTTGGTTCTTTTGAACGAGGTGACCTAAAATTATACATATAGCCGGATGGCTATTTGGTTCAAGAGCAGAATAATTGTGATAAGACAAGGTGTAGTCTTTCCCAACAAAGTGTGAAGACTAAGTGGATTTTGAACAATATATACTTGCCATTAAGAAATACTGTATAAAAGTTTAACTGATGGTCTTTGGTATTGAAAACTAATAGCATCAAAGTTACACATGCAAATGTAGGAAATGTGAACTTGGATTGCAGAAGATACCGAGATAATAAGGACAAACAACTGCTAATCAGACAAATAAGAGAATCACCACTAATTTCTCAGAAACTCAGACCAACCTTGAAATATCCCTTCC
Above is a window of Nymphaea colorata isolate Beijing-Zhang1983 chromosome 8, ASM883128v2, whole genome shotgun sequence DNA encoding:
- the LOC116258488 gene encoding inorganic pyrophosphatase TTM1-like isoform X1, which produces MMVSSFPEGKPSHLKMGEDNISANSPQRRSGLLRDQVQLVKKTDNDRYEIVPIAGQLSFEKGFFIVIRACQLLAQKNDGLVLVGVAGPSGSGKTVFTEKVLNFMPSIVVISMDNYNDASRIIDGNFDDPRLIDYDTLLDNINGLKQGKSVQVPVYDFKLSCRTGYRTIEVPTSRVVIIEGIYALSEKMRPLLDLQVSITGGVHFDLVKRVLRDIQRAGQEPEEIIHQISETVYPMYKAFIEPDLQAAHIKIINKFNPFTGFQNPTYILKSRKTLTVEQVKAVMQHEHKETMEETYDIYLLPPGEDPEACQSYLRMRNRDGKYSLMFEEWVTDSPFVISPRITFEGSVRLLGGLMALGYTIAAILKRNSHVFSDDRVIVKIDWLEQLNRQYIQVQGRERLIVRDVAKQLDLEGSYVPRTYIEQIQLEKLVDEVMALPDDLKTKFSINEGVLSSPKALLRVSADMVATRKNLKSIMSHSFSTRRDKNLANLTKLAVSTKRFDGRGTDSSAPVFGNQEITSQLSEQMSTLNERMDDLTSKIEELNAKLTTKNVSACQQNLGLQVEACSGSPYLSASGNCGLHNLSSTSQILKESSLMEEITVVGRGQRQIMHQLDNLSSFLHENTRPKAHKKQVDRSHRRTSGRFGRPLIILLIVGGISAMLFRSRQRVNL
- the LOC116258488 gene encoding inorganic pyrophosphatase TTM2-like isoform X2, giving the protein MGEDNISANSPQRRSGLLRDQVQLVKKTDNDRYEIVPIAGQLSFEKGFFIVIRACQLLAQKNDGLVLVGVAGPSGSGKTVFTEKVLNFMPSIVVISMDNYNDASRIIDGNFDDPRLIDYDTLLDNINGLKQGKSVQVPVYDFKLSCRTGYRTIEVPTSRVVIIEGIYALSEKMRPLLDLQVSITGGVHFDLVKRVLRDIQRAGQEPEEIIHQISETVYPMYKAFIEPDLQAAHIKIINKFNPFTGFQNPTYILKSRKTLTVEQVKAVMQHEHKETMEETYDIYLLPPGEDPEACQSYLRMRNRDGKYSLMFEEWVTDSPFVISPRITFEGSVRLLGGLMALGYTIAAILKRNSHVFSDDRVIVKIDWLEQLNRQYIQVQGRERLIVRDVAKQLDLEGSYVPRTYIEQIQLEKLVDEVMALPDDLKTKFSINEGVLSSPKALLRVSADMVATRKNLKSIMSHSFSTRRDKNLANLTKLAVSTKRFDGRGTDSSAPVFGNQEITSQLSEQMSTLNERMDDLTSKIEELNAKLTTKNVSACQQNLGLQVEACSGSPYLSASGNCGLHNLSSTSQILKESSLMEEITVVGRGQRQIMHQLDNLSSFLHENTRPKAHKKQVDRSHRRTSGRFGRPLIILLIVGGISAMLFRSRQRVNL